TGTGAATTGTTTCAGTAGCTTTGGAACATCGGAAAAATGGTTTGGAAGAAGGTCAATTTTCCCTTCATTAAACGCTTTTCTTTCATACGCTCCCATGAACATACTAATAATTTGAAGTCGTTCTCTTGGTACAGAAATGATTTCTCTAGGTGTGAACATTTGGAAAAGGCGATTTCCTCGTAACCCCATATGAGTTTCTAATGCTTTCATTAGAGTAGGGGGTTCTGCTACTAATATAGGAGTAATAATATCGTCTCCGGGTTCAATCAAGGATACAGCATCTTGAGCTGACATTCTTTTATCTTGGTATTGACGGATCCAATCCATCTTCATCCCTCCTGGTGTGAGCTATTTTAATGTTCTGAAAATACTATACTATAAAAATAGACAAAATCATAGCAAATCTCCTTTTTTTAACATGGAAAAGAAAAAAAGATCGAAATTTTGTCTATTATGTGGAAATATCCCCTATTTCCCTCCTTTTTTTGAATTAATCCGCCTTATGATGAAACTTTCCGTCTAATTTTTCGTAAGAATGGGTATAGGGTAATAGGCAGGGAAGAGAGAGGTGCAGGAAATGGCTGAATTACAAACTAAGTTAATGCAAAGGAAAATCGTCATGATTACGGTGTTATTTATCTTATTGGTAATAATCATCTTTCTTATTTTCAGTCCTTTTTCGGTGGAAAGAAAAGAGGAGAGATATGTGAGGAAAATGAATCATATTTATTTGTTAATGGCTCGAAATAAAAAACTTGCAAATGATTTAATACAACATTACGAGAAGAATATTGGAAATCCTCCGGAGAATCCTCTTTTTTATCAGGAAAGTAATAGTTGGGATCAGCTAAAAACCAATTATTCAGAACAAATTCAAGAATTACAGAAAGGATATGAAACATCTAGCCAACTACTACAGGATCTTCCAGAGCCACCAGAGCCTTATATTACATGTTATTCTTTACTTTTGGATGCACATATCCTTTATCGACAATACATAAATTTAGCTCTTCATCCGACCGGAACGATTGATGCATATAGGAAAAAACAATTGGCTTTATATGAGGAAATGAATGAAAAGTTTTTGGAGCTTGAAAAACATTTAAAGCTCCAAAAACATATAAAAGTACGATTTACAAATTAGTTGAACTGGATAATTGAATAAATTATAATAGGATAGATTTCATTTATCAGAATTTTCTAATTAAGGGAGGAAGAGATGTGAGCAAGGAATTATTAAATCGTTGGTTAGGTCAAATGAGGTTGCCGGCAATATCTGCTCCAATGTTTTTAGTCTCAGGACCAGATCTTGTAAAGGAATGTTGTATGAATGGGATTATTGGGTCATTTCCAGCACCAAATGCTCGTCCAATTGAACAATTAGATGGATGGATGGGGCAATTAACAGAACAATTGTCAGAAGCGAAAAAACGAGAGCCCAATAGAAAAATAGCGCCATGGGCAATGAATATTGTCGTCCATAGTTCATATAGTCGTCTAGAGGAAGAATTGAATTTGATACGTAAATATCAGCCTGAACTTGTGATTACGTCATTAGGTAATCCGAAAAAAGTAGTGGAAGTTGTTCATAATTACGGTGGACTTGTTTTTTCAGATGTGAGTGATGCTTCATTCGCTCGAAAAGCAGCTGAATCTGGAGTAGATGGACTCATTTTGGTGGCGTCTGGAGCAGGTGGACATTCAGGAAATATCAATAGTTTTTCTTTTGTTGATACAGTCCGCTCTTTTTGGGATGGAATTATCATTTTGGCTGGCGGAATTTCGACAGGATATGGGATATTAGCAGCTCAGGCAGCCGGTGCAGACTTCGCCTATATGGGGACACGCTTTATTGTAGCAACCGACAGCATGGCTAATGATGAGTATCGACAAATGCTTGTCGACTCCACTCAGGAGGACATTATGTTAACGAATGCTTTTTCAGGTGTTAATGCGAATATGCTAAAACCGAGTATCATTCGCGCAGGCCTAGACCCAGCGGAATTAGAGAAGAAAGAGAAAATTGAGTTTGATAGTATGCATAAACAATCCAACACAAAAGCATGGCGTGATATTTGGTCAGCAGGTCATGGAGTGGGGGCCATAAGAGAAATCCAGACAACGGCCCAAATTATCGACCAGTTGGAAAAAGAATATAATGAAGCCATCCAGCTCATGAAAAGCAAGATTGCTAAAGTTAAACAATATAGTTAATTTTTAATATACAAATAACAAATAACGGGATATATAACTTAAAAAGACTTATGAAATCACCAATTCCACTTAGAATAAGCCCAAACAGGAACGGGAAATATGCTAAATTTATCACCTCAATATCATTACTTTCACTCAAATCAACATAACAAAGACAATCCAAATGCAAAAAAAGGGATGTTCACCGGCGAACATCCCTTTTCAATCGTCTGTAAACGGAGACTTTTGTTATGAATTTCCTATTTTTTTATAAATTTAAGTAAACACAGTTGACAACTAGGAATTGTCAACATACAATAAAGACAATCAATGATTGATCACTCTTATAAAGAGAGACGGAGGGAACTGGACCGATGATGTCTCGGCAACCATTAGCTATGTTAACTGGTGCCTCATCCAGCAGGGAATCGTCCTGAAAGATAAGAGGAAAGGGAGATGATTGCGGCCTCTTGTTCAGGGGTCGTTTTTACATGAATAGGGAAAGGTTAGGGGGAATGATCATGGGCAACCCTTCTTTAAAGGATACGGAAAAGG
The sequence above is drawn from the Oikeobacillus pervagus genome and encodes:
- a CDS encoding NAD(P)H-dependent flavin oxidoreductase; this translates as MSKELLNRWLGQMRLPAISAPMFLVSGPDLVKECCMNGIIGSFPAPNARPIEQLDGWMGQLTEQLSEAKKREPNRKIAPWAMNIVVHSSYSRLEEELNLIRKYQPELVITSLGNPKKVVEVVHNYGGLVFSDVSDASFARKAAESGVDGLILVASGAGGHSGNINSFSFVDTVRSFWDGIIILAGGISTGYGILAAQAAGADFAYMGTRFIVATDSMANDEYRQMLVDSTQEDIMLTNAFSGVNANMLKPSIIRAGLDPAELEKKEKIEFDSMHKQSNTKAWRDIWSAGHGVGAIREIQTTAQIIDQLEKEYNEAIQLMKSKIAKVKQYS